In Trifolium pratense cultivar HEN17-A07 linkage group LG7, ARS_RC_1.1, whole genome shotgun sequence, a genomic segment contains:
- the LOC123899374 gene encoding uncharacterized protein LOC123899374: MNPLPAINRIFSMIIQQERHYNSNHYDDSKVLVNASDSRKPQGRGRGYSSGSISSGSGNRSNSFGAKNKEYSFCGKTNHIVENCYRKHGFPPHYGKSNASANSASQEEREDVGDNQGARISDFGFTKEQCSQLLNLLQTTQSGNQGSSSNAGNQGSSSTQVNIASGHVTSGKEELEDDWFG; this comes from the exons ATGAATCCTTTACCTGCCATTAATCGTATTTTTTCGATGATTATCCAACAAGAAAGACACTATAATTCCAATCACTATGATGACTCGAAAGTGCTTGTGAATGCTAGTGACAGTCGAAAGCCACAAGGTCGTGGGCGTGGCTATTCATCTGGTTCGATCTCATCTGGCTCAGGCAATAGGTCGAACAGTTTCGGTGCAAAGAACAAAGAGTATTCCTTTTGTGGTAAAACCAATCACATTGTTGAGAATTGTTATAGGAAGCATGGCTTTCCTCCACACTATGGCAAATCTAATGCTTCAGCCAACAGTGCTTCTCAAGAGGAGAGGGAAGATGTTGGTGACAATCAAGGTGCTCGTATTAGTGATTTTGGTTTCACAAAGGAACAATGTTCACAGTTATTGAATCTACTTCAAACTACACAATCTGGTAATCAAGGCTCTTCTTCTAATGCTGGTAATCAAGGATCTTCCTCCACTCAAGTCAATATTGCTAGTGGACATGTTACTTCAG GAAAAGAAGAACTTGAAGATGATTGGTTTGGGTAA
- the LOC123896170 gene encoding uncharacterized mitochondrial protein AtMg00810-like — protein MSIPQGITTSKPNQGYVQLKSDHSLFTLYKDSSFTALLVYVDDIILVGDSLDEFPHIKKLLDDLFKIKDLGQLKYFLGIEVAHSNRWITLCQRKYCLDLLQDTGLLGAKPAKTPLDPSVKLHQDTSPPFEDIASYRRSVEKLLYLTTTRPYIAFVTQQLSQFLTSPTHVHYDTACRVVKYLKGSPDRGLFFSRTSKLQLLGFIDADWAGCLDTQRSTSGYCFFLGSSLISWRAKKQHTVARSSFEAEYRVLSFAACELQWLTYLLEDLRVLCIKPPVLYCDNQSALHIAVNLVFHERTKHLKIDCHFVREKLQ, from the exons ATGTCTATTCCCCAGGGTATTACTACTTCAAAGCCAAATCAA GGTTATGTGCAGTTAAAATCAGATCATTCCTTATTCACACTTTACAAAGATTCTAGTTTCACTGCTCTTTTAGTCTATGTGGATGATATAATTTTGGTTGGTGATTCACTCGATGAATTTCCCCACATTAAGAAGTTATTGGATGATCTATTCAAAATTAAAGATCTTGGCCAGTTGAAATATTTCCTTGGCATTGAAGTAGCCCATTCCAATCGATGGATAACTCTTTGTCAACGCAAGTATTGCCTTGACTTATTACAAGACACTGGTTTACTTGGAGCTAAGCCTGCAAAGACACCTCTTGACCCTTCAGTCAAATTACATCAAGATACCTCTCCACCATTTGAAGACATTGCTAGCTATCGAAGATCGGTAGAAAAATTGTTGTATCTCACCACCACTAGGCCATATATTGCTTTTGTCACTCAACAACTTAGTCAATTTCTGACTTCACCTACACATGTTCATTATGATACTGCTTGTCGAGTGGTTAAATATCTTAAAGGTTCCCCTGATCGTGGTTTGTTCTTTAGCAGGACTTCAAAATTGCAATTGCTTGGTTTTattgatgctgattgggcaggttgccTTGATACACAACGATCTACTTCAGGGTATTGTTTCTTCCTTGGCTCATCCTTGATTTCATGGCGTGCCAAGAAACAACATACTGTCGCTCGAAGTTCTTTTGAAGCAGAGTATCGTGTCTTATCCTTTGCTGCTTGTGAACTTCAATGGCTTACTTATTTGCTCGAAGATTTGAGAGTGTTATGCATCAAGCCCCCTGTCTTGTATTGTGACAACCAAAGCGCACTTCATATTGCTGTTAATCTTGTCTTCCATGAACGCACCAAGCATCTCAAGATCGACTGCCACTTTGTTCGAGAAAAGTTGCAATAG
- the LOC123897947 gene encoding uncharacterized protein LOC123897947: MLRTQSSCQEVEGFFGKLTPTVSPEILPMSRGKETSEVLKVAWSYFLALDATIKIPLLIFVPLYLAVNLKYGAEVSKELTPLWVFGPLILAIHIMIIRGLYALYALSFNRTVKILREVPSWCILVNNYIFGGVLKEHIAVYLLRPILNLKDIDYIQLTRGILKVLQEWLGDKYLDFVESIWPYYCRAIRLLKTSNLI, encoded by the exons ATGTTGCGCACGCAATCATCATGTCAAGAAGTAGAGGGATTTTTTGGAAAACTGACTCCCACAGTTTCACCTGAAATTCTACCAATGTCTCGTGGCAAGGAAACAAGTGAGGTTTTGAAGGTGGCATGGTCCTATTTTCTGGCCCTGGATGCAACAATAAAGATTCCTTTGTTGATATT CGTTCCTCTCTACCTGGCTGTTAACCTAAAATATGGTGCTGAAGTTTCAAAGGAATTAACTCCTTTATGGGTTTTCGGGCCGCTAATTTTGGCTATACACATCATGATCATCCGTGGTCTGTATGCACTATATGCCTTAAGCTTCAATCGGACTGTCAAAATACTTAGGGAAGTACCTTCTTGGTGCATTTTGGTCAACAACTACATTTTTGGCGGCGTACTCAAAGAACATATTGCAGTTTATCTTTTGCGGCCTATATTGAACTTAAAAGATATTGATTATATACAGCTAACAAGAGGAATATTGAAAGTATTGCAAGAATGGTTAGGGGACAAGTATCTTGATTTTGTGGAATCAATATGGCCATATTATTGTCGTGCTATCAGACTTTTGAAGACATCTAATCTTATTTAA
- the LOC123896171 gene encoding uncharacterized protein LOC123896171, which yields MPSTRSRGERLVQLVSEPERLLRRRNLENQLEIPLPDLVMAKAPQERPLRSYAIPSQEEPHNSIAAPAIEANNFELKPSLLSAVQQNQFSGNPTDDPNLHLSIFLQYADTVKANGVSPEAIRLRLFPFSLRDRARAWLQSLPSNSVTSWDELKKVFLARYFPPSKTAMLRAQINGFKQKDNESLFEAWERYKDMIRLCPYHGLENWLIVHTFYNGLLYNTRMTIDAAAGGALMDKPYNQAYQLIESMAQNHYQWGNERTTVEKSQTKGGMYEVSELDLVKAKLEALTQKMESMTTTPVATVAATISNCELCGIQGHTIAECQLLTEVPPDQVNYTQGNPYNQGPRNHPYLSYKSNNALYAPGQTPTPSPPGFQKPAQNAPMKSNLELMMENFIAVQTQTNKEVLNQNIHTSEQIKQLTSRLDVLTTHNKMLETQIAQVAQQQASTSAPAGIFPGQPQPNPRGHVNAVILRSGTQYDGPADPRTKNPAMQPNSDKTTEKESEPNEEGKEESGEETVEKKRPYAPPPPYKPPIPYPQRFEKSKSVGQFKKFVELLKQLNITIPFTEAITQMPSYAKGAFDLQKYSY from the coding sequence ATGCCAAGCACTCGCTCTAGAGGTGAAAGATTGGTGCAACTAGTTAGCGAACCCGAACGTCTTTTAAGACGtagaaatttagaaaatcaaTTAGAGATTCCTCTTCCCGATTTAGTTATGGCTAAAGCCCCACAAGAACGACCACTAAGGTCCTACGCTATTCCTTCGCAAGAAGAACCGCACAATAGCATCGCTGCCCCCGCTATTGAAGCAAATAACTTTGAGCTTAAACCTTCATTGTTGTCAGCCGtacaacaaaaccaattctccGGAAACCCCACGGACGACCCCAATTTACATTTGTCCATATTCTTGCAATACGCAGATACCGTGAAGGCAAATGGTGTCAGTCCCGAAGCTATAAGACTTCGTTTATTCCCTTTCTCGTTAAGAGATAGAGCTAGAGCTTGGCTCCAGTCCCTACCATCTAACTCAGTCACCTCATGGGATGAGTTAAAGAAAGTCTTTTTAGCCAGATATTTCCCACCCAGCAAAACTGCTATGTTAAGAGCGCAAATTAATGGATTTAAACAAAAAGACAACGAGTCTCTTTTCGAAGCATGGGAAAGATACAAAGACATGATTAGGCTATGCCCATATCATGGACTCGAAAATTGGCTAATTGTCCACACCTTTTACAATGGTCTCTTGTATAATACAAGAATGACAATAGACGCCGCAGCTGGTGGCGCACTTATGGATAAACCATACAACCAAGCCTATCAGCTTATCGAGAGCATGGCTCAGAACCATTATCAGTGGGGAAACGAGAGAACAACCGTAGAGAAATCTCAAACGAAAGGCGGTATGTACGAAGTAAGCGAGCTTGACCTTGTTAAAGCCAAACTTGAAGCTCTGACTCAAAAGATGGAGAGTATGACCACAACACCTGTAGCCACCGTGGCTGCAACAATTTCAAACTGCGAACTGTGTGGAATTCAAGGGCACACTATCGCTGAATGTCAACTCTTGACGGAAGTTCCCCCAGACCAAGTGAACTATACTCAAGGAAACCCTTACAACCAAGGTCCGAGGAACCATCCATACCTTTCGTACAAAAGTAACAACGCTCTATATGCACCTGGCCAAACACCTACTCCTTCGCCACCAGGATTCCAAAAACCTGCTCAAAATGCTCCTATGAAGTCAAACCTTGAATTGATGATGGAGAACTTCATAGCCGTACAAACTCAAACTAACAAGGAAGTCCTAAATCAAAACATACACACTAGTGAGCAAATTAAGCAATTAACAAGCAGGCTAGATGTCTTGACCACTCACAATAAGATGTTAGAGACACAAATCGCACAAGtggcacaacaacaagcatctACCTCTGCTCCTGCAGGCATATTTCCTGGCCAGCCTCAGCCAAACCCTAGGGGACATGTGAATGCTGTTATATTACGAAGTGGGACACAATACGATGGACCAGCTGATCCTAGAACTAAAAATCCTGCCATGCAACCCAATTCTGATAAGACAACCGAGAAGGAAAGTGAACCTAATGAAGAAGGGAAGGAAGAGAGTGGCGAAGAAACCGTAGAGAAGAAAAGACCATATGCACCTCCGCCACCTTATAAACCACCCATCCCTTATCCCCAAAGATTCGAAAAATCTAAAAGCGTAGGGCAATTCAAGAAATTTGTAGAGCttctaaaacaattaaatatcaCAATACCTTTTACAGAAGCCATTACCCAAATGCCCTCATACgctaagggtgcgtttgatttgcaaaaGTATAGTTACTGa